From Apium graveolens cultivar Ventura chromosome 9, ASM990537v1, whole genome shotgun sequence, the proteins below share one genomic window:
- the LOC141684124 gene encoding uncharacterized protein At3g27210-like, protein MGSCISSSSSKEQPQQKQPEDSSDMKFGLPFVSKTNNHLIIPSPVKQKSLSVPVTGSKDETFFDSNVWLDSDCDDDFMSVNGEFTPSRGNTPVHHNFTTGAQRVDKTSGNDLTPNGRPEPSPTDKKHRLSDLFKESLQGDLNEDEQNTSGPVTPYESSLQSSERTPGGNFKVKSLRSIQCCLPSLRSSSSFNERKKKMSPVGTIA, encoded by the exons ATGGGTTCTTGcatatcatcatcatcatcaaaagaGCAGCCTCAGCAGAAGCAgccagaagattcttcagacaTGAAGTTTGGTCTTCCTTTTGTGTCTAAAACGAATAATCATCTGATCATCCCCTCCCCTGTCAAACAAAAATCTTTGTCAGTTCCTGTTACTG GTAGTAAAGACGAGACCTTCTTTGATTCTAATGTTTGGTTAGATTCTGACTGCGATGACGACTTTATGAGTGTCAATGGTG AATTCACCCCATCTCGAGGTAATACTCCAGTACATCATAACTTCACTACAGGAGCCCAAAGAGTTGATAAAACCAGTGGTAATGACCTAACCCCTAATGGCAGACCTGAACCATCTCCGACTGATAAGAAACACAGGTTATCTGATCTTTTTAAAGAGAGCTTGCAAGGTGATCTTAATGAGGACGAGCAAAATACATCAGGCCCTGTGACGCCTTATGAATCTAGTTTGCAGAGCAGTGAAAGAACGCCTGGTGGAAACTTCAAGGTCAAATCCTTAAGGTCGATCCAGTGTTGCCTTCCGAGTCTGCGCTCAAGCAGTAGCTTTAATGAAAGAAAGAAGAAGATGAGCCCTGTAGGTACCATTGCATGA
- the LOC141685079 gene encoding uncharacterized protein LOC141685079: protein MGDSDELSTGDGIINLTLYHGGRLKWEPRTEYIGGRVTLYYFESEGELTYDNLRARTKAIGHSGLFCMYYRNPSKDLENGLVLMRCQTDIEDMIGLARTNNNNIDVYVKHCDETSLDSFEDHNLFQRIEGDGSNDVGECSDELDDYNFDDSDYSMTDDDMLFANNVDEGVEWVGRIREDLGLGEEVGDESEGERHESDCDDLESLPDNDLEEEFDALKRRQSFPLFKDSDNIKWTVGTIFTDHYQCREAIMKHSYTEGRVVKFVKSDRTRVRAVCKDPCPWFIYAGLNFDKCIQIKTVGPDHTCVREQRGLPLINSGFLARKYLPEFRINPTWPIKSFHKTVLKDLQIDFPAHILRKARRKCMKTINGTHEEQYEKLWDYKTELLKRNPNSTVEIDIEPGNVGQFRRIYICLGGLKHGFKLGCRKVIGLDGCHIKTVYKGQLLCAVGIDPNNCMFPLAYAVVEAERLETWRWFLALLVQDFDIRSGDGWTFISDRQKGLLNVVEEMIPMAEQRYCVRHMHNNFKQKYGGRSLKEKLWSCARASNVESFQNAMNIVKEENVGAWQWLTNVPFHHWTRSHFKTDTKCDLLLNNMCESFNRCILWARDQGILVMLEMIREYMMNRLQSKREELKGWDDRKFTPKIYKLLDKFKKWSGGCYSSYAGYDEFEVTTVNGSKFAVHIGNRTCGCRRWDLTGIPCHHAISCLNRLGYNVEDYVDELYSANAYKKAYSGIIYPMNGHKHWTKSGLVLKPPTVQKQPGRPKKRRRAEPIEAQVIIHDGVTKLSRTTQMTVRCGKCKKAGHNKRTCPDLNPEASSSAHPRIQAPDEDNVNEHEEEEMQAAYNELVVEFDGPPVTQPS from the exons ATGGGCGATTCAGATGAACTCTCTACTG GTGATGGTATCATAAATTTGACCTTATATCATGGTGGGAGGTTAAAATGGGAACCACGAACTGAATATATTGGTGGTCGAGTGACACTGTACTATTTTGAATCTGAAGGGGAATTGACTTATGATAATTTGAGAGCTCGAACTAAAGCTATAGGTCATAGTGGACTATTTTGTATGTACTATAGGAATCCTAGTAAAGATTTGGAAAATGGTCTGGTTCTaatgagatgtcaaactgataTAGAGGATATGATAGGGCTTGCTAGGACAAATAATAACAATATAGATGTTTATGTCAAGCATTGTGATGAAACCAGTTTAGACTCGTTTGAAGATCATAATTTATTTCAAAGGATTGAAGGAGATGGAAGTAATGATGTTGGGGAGTGTAGTGATGAACTTGATGACTATaattttgatgattctgactatTCTATGACTGATGATGACATGCTTTTTGCTAACAATGTTGATGAGGGGGTGGAGTGGGTAGGTAGAATCAGAGAAGACCTAGGACTAGGTGAGGAAGTGGGAGATGAAAGTGAAGGGGAAAGACATGAAAGTGACTGTGATGACTTAGAGAGTTTGCCAGACAATGACTTGGAGGAAGAATTTGATGCCCTTAAGAGAAGGCAATCATTTCCATTGTTTAAGGATAGTGACAATATAAAGTGGACTGTTGGGACCATTTTCACAGATCATTATCAATGCAGAGAGGCCATAATGAAGCATTCCTACACTGAGGGGAGGGTAGTAAAGTTTGTGAAGAGTGATAGAACTAGGGTCAGAGCAGTTTGTAAGGATCCATGCCCCTGgttcatttatgcaggattaaATTTTGACAAGTGCATCCAAATAAAGACTGTGGGACCAG ACCACACATGTGTGAGAGAGCAAAGAGGTCTTCCCCTTATTAACTCTGGTTTTCTAGCAAGGAAGTATCTACCTGAATTCAGGATAAATCCAACTTGGCCTATCAAATCTTTCCACAAGACTGTCTTGAAGGATTTGCAAATTGATTTCCCAGCTCATATTCTCAGAAAAGCAAGAAGGAAGTGCATGAAGACCATCAATGGCACACATGAGGAGCAATATGAGAAGCTGTGGGATTACAAGACAGAGCTTTTGAAAAGAAATCCCAACTCTACAGTTGAGATTGACATTGAACCAG GAAATGTTGGTCAATTTAGGAGGATCTACATCTGCCTTGGTGGATTAAAACATGGATTCAAGCTAGGGTGCAGGAAGGTGATTGGATTAGATGGATGCCATATTAAAACAGTGTATAAAGGTCAGTTATTGTGTGCAGTAGGCATTGATCCTAATAACTGTATGTTCCCTTTAGCATATGCAGTAGTAGAAGCTGAGAGGTTAGAAACATGGAGGTGGTTTCTTGCTTTACTAGTTCAGGACTTTGATATTAGGTCTGGGGATGGGTGGACTTTTATTAGTGACAGGCAAAAAGGGTTGTTAAATGTGGTAGAAGAAATGATACCAATGGCTGAGCAGAGATATTGTGTTAGGCATATGCATAATAACTTCAAGCAAAAATATGGGGGTAGGTCACTTAAGGAGAAGTTATGGAGCTGTGCTAGGGCAAGTAATGTAGAGTCCTTTCAGAATGCCATGAACATTGTCAAGGAGGAAAATGTAGGAGCTTGGCAATGGCTAACAAATGTGCCTTTCCATCACTGGACAAGGTCTCATTTTAAGACTGATACCAAATGTGATCTTCTGTTGAACAACATGTGTGAGTCCTTCAATAGATGCATTTTATGGGCTAGGGATCAGGGTATACTAGTGATGCTTGAAATGATAAGAGAGTACATGATGAATAGATTGCAGAGTAAAAGAGAAGAATTAAAGGGTTGGGATGATAGGAAATTTACACCAAAAATCTATAAGTTGCTAGATAAATTTAAGAAATGGAGTGGAGGCTGTTATAGTTCATATGCTGGGTATGATGAATTTGAAGTTACAACTGTTAATGGCTCTAAGTTTGCTGTTCACATAGGCAATAGAACATGTGGATGTAGAAGATGGGACCTTACTGGGATCCCTTGTCACCATGCTATAAGTTGTCTGAATAGGTTAGGTTATAATGTAGAGGATTATGTGGACGAACTGTATTCAGCCAATGCATACAAAAAGGCTTACTCTGGAATAATTTACCCTATGAATGGACATAAGCATTGGACAAAATCTGGTTTGGTGCTAAAACCACCTACTGTTCAGAAGCAACCAGGGAGACCCAAAAAAAGAAGAAGAGCTGAACCAATAGAAGCCCAAGTAATTATACATGATGGAGTGACAAAATTAAGCAGGACTACTCAGATGACTGTGAG ATGTGGGAAGTGTAAGAAAGCAGGGCATAACAAAAGAACATGCCCTGATCTTAACCCTGAGGCATCAAGTTCTGCACATCCAAGGATTCAAGCACCTGACGAGGATAATGTCAATGAACATGAAGAGGAGGAAATGCAAGCTGCATATAATGAGTTGGTTGTGGAGTTTGATGGTCCACCAGTCACCCAGCCAAGCTAG
- the LOC141685080 gene encoding putative F-box/LRR-repeat protein 9, with amino-acid sequence MVKEFQSLDKVRVDCIHISDITIELAGSCCPRSISLKLNNQGYGWPRKGVDEDALAIAETMRGRRHLRLFENRITSDGLLAILKNCPHLESLDIHQCFDAVTAGTDIAPKLFEIRGGEGSKAPI; translated from the coding sequence ATGGTCAAAGAATTTCAGTCGCTGGACAAAGTTCGCGTTGATTGCATTCACATATCTGACATAACTATTGAACTGGCAGGGTCTTGTTGCCCTCGCTCGATATCCTTGAAATTGAACAACCAAGGTTATGGATGGCCACGTAAGGGGGTTGATGAGGATGCTCTGGCCATTGCAGAAACCATGCGTGGAAGACGCCATTTGCGGCTCTTTGAAAATAGGATTACAAGTGATGGCTTGCTGGCCATTCTAAAGAATTGTCCTCATCTTGAATCTCTTGATATACACCAGTGTTTTGATGCTGTTACTGCTGGAACTGATATAGCACCAAAGCTATTTGAGATTCGAGGAGGTGAAGGATCTAAAGCTCCCATATGA
- the LOC141685081 gene encoding uncharacterized protein LOC141685081 has translation MASMIQPQIPKLTATNYGNWSIQMKVLLGSYDNWEIVENGFNEPTDATAEAALPNAEKTALKEIRKKDKKALYTIIQGVDESTFEKISNAKTAKDAWEILQKSSQGVEKVKKVQLQILRGEFKNLKMKSSENIGEFVTRLKTVTNEMKRNGESFDDVRVMEKLLRSLTRKFDYVVISIEESKDLSTISIDELVGSLQAHEQRMNHSGSSSSARGRGGFRGGYRGGRGRERQSFNRGQNSEGYQPSVRGQNFRGRGRGGYQQRGDKSQYQCYNCNKYGHFSYECRAPKVEERSHFAAAKEDKDVGTAMFLTYKGDEKSKKNIWYLDSGASNHMTGHKELFTEIDDTISGEVTFGDSSKIPRWREDERKVAGLFFNGDDDDSDNQNIEDDGDDDQTPPPSPNQQTPGSTPSTGGSSRSGGTPRKMRSLGNIYEATSPVQTSFDYFLFCLMAECDPVTFEEASEESKWNKAMDEEIGAIKKNDTWELTDLPEGHKAIDVKWVYKTKTNQDGEVEKHKARLVAKGFKQRYGTDYDEVFAPVARVDTIRLLTAIAAQNQWKIFQMDVNSAFLNGYLEEEVYIEQPPGYVQKGQEDKVYRLKKALYGLKQAPRAWNTRVDEYFQKNGFMKSPYEHALYTKTNSGGDIMIVCLYVDDMIFTGNNPDIGQMSYFLRVSYFLRVEVKQNKDGIFMSQKKYAEQILKKFRMEECKPISTPAEPSIKLRVDSTRQSVNSTMFKSLVGSLRYLTFTRPDIMYAVGLVSRYMEKPKQDHFMAAKRILRYIKDSDYGGDLDDGNSTSGYAFYIGSAIFSWSSKKQQTVALSTCEAEYMAAAACACQALWLGYILGELNLVEEGPEKEG, from the exons ATGGCGAGCATGATACAACCGCAAATTCCAAAGTTGACGGCGACAAATTACGGGAATTGGAGTATCCAAATGAAGGTGTTACTCGGTTCTTACGATAATTGGGAAATTGTCGAAAATGGGTTTAACGAGCCCACTGATGCAACCGCTGAAGCAGCACTTCCAAATGCCGAAAAGACGGCGTTAAAGGAGATCCggaaaaaagataaaaaggcgTTGTACACAATTATTCAAGGTGTTGATGAATCAACCTTTGAAAAAATTTCAAATGCAAAAACGGCGAAAGACGCGTGGGAGATTCTGCAGAAATCATCCCAGGGTGTCGAGAAAGTCAAAAAGGTTCAGCTCCAAATACTACGTGGTGAGTTCAAAAATTTGAAGATGAAGAGTTCcgaaaatattggtgaatttgttacgCGTTTGAAAACGGTGACAAATGAGATGAAAAGAAATGGGGAAAGTTTCGATGATGTTCGGGTCATGGAAAAGTTGCTCCGTTCATTAACAAGAAAATTTGATTATGTTGTTATTTCTATCGAAGAGTCAAAAGACTTATCCACGATTTCTATTGATGAGCTCGTAGGTTCTCTTCAAGCCCACGAGCAGAGaatgaacca TTCTGGCAGTAGCAGTTCTGCACGTGGCAGAGGTGGCTTTAGAGGTGGCTACCGTGGTGGACGAGGACGAGAAAGGCAGTCCTTCAATAGAGGCCAGAATTCTGAAGGGTATCAGCCATCTGTTCGTGGTCAAAATTTCAGAGGCCGAGGACGAGGCGGATATCAACAACGAGGTGATAAGTCTCAATATCAATGCTATAATTGTAATAAATATGGCCATTTCAGTTATGAGTGTAGAGCACCAAAGGTAGAAGAAAGAAGTCATTTTGCAGcagcaaaagaagacaaagatgtTGGCACTGCTATGTTCCTCACTTACAAAGGAGACGAGAAAAGCAAGAAGAATATTTGGTATCTTGACTCAGGGGCCAGTAATCACATGACTGGTCACAAGGAATTATTCACGGAGATAGACGACACCATCAGCGGAGAAGTTACTTTTGGTGACTCGTCAAAGATTCCG AGATGGAGGGAGGATGAAAGAAAAGTTGCTGGTTTATTTTTCAATGGTGATGACGATGACAGTGATAACCAGAACATTGAAGATGACGGAGATGATGATCAAACTCCTCCACCAAGTCCAAATCAACAAACCCCTGGATCGACACCATCCACGGGAGGAAGCAGCAGATCAGGGGGAACACCACGAAAGATGCGGAGTCTGGGTAATATCTACGAAGCTACAAGTCCGGTACAAACATCCTTTGATTATTTCTTATTTTGCTTAATGGCCGAATGTGATCCAGTTACATTTGAGGAAGCTTCTGAAGAAAGTAAATGGAACAAAGCCATGGATGAGGAAATTGGCGCAATCAAGAAAAATGATACATGGGAGCTCACAGATCTTCCAGAAGGACATAAAGCAATTGACGTCAAGTGGGTCTACAAGACAAAGACAAATCAGGATGGTGAAGTGGAAAAGCACAAGGCGAGGCTAGTGGCTAAAGGCTTTAAGCAGCGATATGGCACTGACTATGATGAGGTGTTTGCTCCAGTTGCGCGAGTTGACACCATCAGACTTCTTACAGCAATTGCCGCTCAAAATCAATGGAAGATTTTTCAGATGGACGTGAATTCGGCATTTCTAAATGGTTATCTCGAAGAAGAAGTCTACATCGAACAACCTCCAGGATATGTTCAGAAAGGCCAGGAAGATAAAGTCTACCGGCTAAAGAAAGCTTTGTACGGCCTAAAACAGGCACCGAGAGCGTGGAACACAAGGGTTGATGAgtattttcagaaaaatggttTTATGAAGAGTCCATACGAGCATGCTCTCTACACGAaaacaaattcagggggagatatTATGATCGTTTGCTTATACGTGGACGACATGATCTTTACTGGAAACAACCCTG atattggtcaaatgtcatACTTTCTTCGAGTCTCATACTTTCTTCGAGTCGAGGTGAAGCAAAACAAAGACGGGATTTTTATGTCGCAGAAAAAATATGCGGAGCAGATTTTAAAGAAGTTCAGAATGGAGGAATGCAAGCCAATAAGCACGCCAGCAGAACCGAGCATAAAGCTCAGAGTTGATTCAACAAGGCAGTCGGTAAATTCGACAATGTTCAAAAGTTTGGTTGGAAGTTTGAGGTACCTAACTTTTACTCGTCCAGATATAATGTATGCAGTTGGATTGGTTAGCAGGTACATGGAGAAACCGAAGCAAGATCACTTCATGGCAGCTAAAAGAATTTTGAGATACATAAAAG ACAGTGATTATGGCGGTGATTTGGATGACGGGAATAGCACATCGGGATATGCTTTTTATATTGGTTCAGCAATATTTTCGTGGTCATCAAAGAAGCAACAGACAGTTGCCCTCTCAACATGTGAGGCGGAATACATGGCAGCAGCCGCATGCGCATGTCAGGCTTTGTGGCTAGGCTACATATTGGGCGAGTTAAATCTTGTAGAGGAAGGTCcg GAGAAGGAAGGGTAG